A stretch of Helicobacter pylori oki112 DNA encodes these proteins:
- a CDS encoding ComF family protein, whose product MRCLTCLKLSFKPLCSNCLNDLPLSLKVRVLEGVSVYSFYAYSEIEELIKSKYALIGSRILPLLSQKAGAEFVKILQEQGLNTPLYGIAIDDKIKSFYSHSAALLKGFCQGNLKPTYGRLRANNTISYAGKSLEFRANNPRNFTFKGDESLDYFLLDDIITTGTTLKEALKYLKTLNIKAHFAIALCSADE is encoded by the coding sequence ATGCGTTGTTTGACTTGTTTGAAGCTTTCTTTTAAGCCCCTTTGTTCAAATTGCTTGAACGATTTGCCCTTAAGCTTAAAGGTAAGGGTTTTAGAGGGCGTGAGCGTGTATAGTTTTTACGCTTATAGCGAAATAGAAGAGCTCATTAAAAGCAAATACGCACTGATTGGCTCTCGCATTTTGCCCTTGCTTTCTCAAAAGGCCGGCGCGGAGTTTGTGAAAATCTTACAAGAACAAGGCTTGAATACCCCCCTTTATGGCATCGCTATTGACGATAAGATCAAATCCTTTTACTCGCATTCAGCCGCACTTTTAAAAGGCTTTTGTCAAGGCAATTTAAAGCCCACTTACGGGCGTTTAAGGGCTAATAATACTATTTCGTATGCCGGGAAAAGCCTAGAATTTCGTGCCAATAACCCACGGAATTTCACCTTCAAAGGCGATGAAAGTTTAGATTATTTTTTATTAGATGATATTATCACCACCGGCACCACCCTAAAAGAAGCCCTAAAATACCTTAAAACCCTAAACATCAAAGCCCATTTTGCGATCGCGCTTTGCAGCGCAGATGAATGA
- a CDS encoding outer membrane protein, with the protein MLKRIILLGALGVLASAEESTAFVGVNYQVSMIQNQTKMVNDNGLQKPLIKFPPYAGAGFEVGYKQFFGKKKWFGVRYYGFFDYAHNRFGVMKKGIPVGESGFIYNSFSFGGNTLTERDSYQGQYYINLFTYGVGLDTLWNFVNKENMVFGFVVGIQLAGDSWATSISKEIANYAKHHSNSSYSPANFQFLWKFGVRTHIAKHNSLELGIKVPTITNQLFSITNEKGYTLQADVRRVYAFQISYLRDF; encoded by the coding sequence ATGTTGAAAAGAATTATATTATTAGGGGCTTTGGGTGTTTTAGCGAGCGCTGAAGAGAGCACGGCTTTTGTGGGAGTCAATTACCAGGTGAGCATGATACAAAATCAGACTAAAATGGTGAATGACAACGGCTTGCAAAAGCCTTTGATAAAGTTCCCGCCTTATGCAGGAGCGGGTTTTGAAGTGGGCTATAAGCAATTTTTTGGTAAGAAAAAATGGTTTGGTGTGCGTTATTATGGGTTTTTTGACTACGCGCACAACCGCTTTGGCGTGATGAAAAAGGGTATTCCGGTGGGCGAGAGCGGGTTTATTTACAACAGCTTTAGTTTTGGGGGGAATACTTTAACGGAAAGGGATTCCTATCAAGGGCAATACTATATCAATTTATTCACTTATGGTGTGGGGTTGGATACGCTGTGGAATTTTGTGAATAAAGAAAACATGGTTTTTGGTTTTGTGGTAGGAATCCAATTAGCGGGGGATAGTTGGGCAACGAGCATCAGTAAAGAGATCGCTAATTATGCAAAACACCACAGCAATTCCAGTTACAGCCCGGCTAATTTCCAGTTTTTATGGAAATTTGGGGTCCGCACCCATATCGCTAAACACAATAGTTTGGAATTAGGGATTAAAGTGCCTACGATCACGAACCAGCTTTTCTCCATCACCAACGAAAAGGGATACACCTTACAGGCTGATGTGCGCAGAGTTTATGCGTTTCAAATCAGTTACTTGAGGGATTTTTAA
- the ilvE gene encoding branched-chain-amino-acid transaminase yields MPNLENLDWKNLGFSYIKTDFRFIATYKNGSWSQGGLVSENVLQLSEGSPVLHYGQACFEGLKAYRSQKGKALLFRPLENAKRLQTSCERLLMPKVSEELFLRACAEVVKANQKWLAPYKSGASLYLRPFVIGVGDNLGVKPANEYLFIVFCAPVGAYFKGGIEKGGARFITTIFDRAAPKGTGGVKVGGNYAASLLAHKMATEQGYDDCIYLDPATHTKIEEVGAANFFGITHDNAFITPHSPSILPSVTRKSLMVLAKEYLNLKVEEREILMDELGAFKEAGACGTAAIITPIKEITHNNKSYFFEAPGHITKQLYDLLLSIQQGEQEAPKDWIFEVG; encoded by the coding sequence ATGCCAAATTTAGAAAATTTAGACTGGAAAAATTTAGGCTTTAGCTACATTAAAACGGATTTTCGCTTCATCGCTACTTATAAAAACGGCTCGTGGTCGCAAGGCGGATTGGTTAGCGAAAATGTGTTGCAACTCAGCGAAGGCTCGCCGGTCCTACACTATGGGCAGGCTTGTTTTGAAGGCCTGAAGGCTTACCGCTCTCAAAAGGGGAAAGCTTTACTTTTTCGCCCTTTAGAAAACGCCAAACGCTTGCAAACTTCATGCGAAAGACTGCTCATGCCCAAAGTGAGTGAAGAGCTGTTTTTAAGGGCATGTGCTGAAGTAGTAAAAGCGAATCAAAAATGGCTCGCTCCTTACAAAAGCGGGGCGAGTTTGTATTTGCGCCCTTTTGTCATAGGCGTGGGGGATAATTTGGGGGTAAAGCCGGCTAATGAATACCTTTTTATCGTGTTTTGTGCACCGGTGGGGGCGTATTTTAAGGGGGGCATAGAAAAAGGAGGGGCTAGGTTTATCACTACGATTTTTGATAGGGCCGCGCCTAAAGGCACCGGTGGGGTGAAAGTGGGGGGGAATTACGCTGCAAGCCTGTTAGCCCATAAAATGGCCACAGAGCAAGGCTATGATGATTGCATTTATTTAGATCCTGCCACGCACACTAAGATTGAAGAAGTGGGGGCGGCGAATTTTTTTGGCATCACGCATGATAACGCCTTTATCACCCCGCATTCGCCAAGCATTCTGCCAAGCGTTACCAGAAAAAGCTTGATGGTTTTGGCTAAAGAATATTTGAATCTCAAAGTAGAAGAGAGGGAAATCTTAATGGATGAGTTGGGCGCGTTTAAAGAAGCTGGAGCGTGCGGGACAGCCGCAATCATTACGCCCATTAAAGAAATCACGCACAACAACAAGTCTTATTTTTTTGAAGCGCCGGGCCATATTACTAAACAACTCTATGATTTGCTTTTATCCATCCAACAAGGCGAACAAGAAGCCCCTAAAGATTGGATTTTTGAAGTTGGCTAA
- the tmk gene encoding dTMP kinase — MYVALEGVDGAGKSTQVGLLKDRFKNALFTKEPGGTRMGESLRHIALNENISELARAFLFLSDRAEHIESVIKPALKEKKLIISDRSLISGMAYSQFSSLELNLLATQNILPTKIILLVIDKEGLKQRLSLKSLDKIENQGTEKLLTIQQKLKTHAHALKERFGCEVLELDAQKSVGDLHRQIAAFIECVV; from the coding sequence ATGTATGTGGCGTTAGAAGGCGTTGATGGCGCGGGCAAAAGCACTCAAGTAGGATTATTAAAAGACCGGTTTAAAAACGCCCTTTTTACCAAAGAGCCAGGGGGGACGAGAATGGGAGAGAGTTTAAGGCATATCGCTTTAAATGAAAACATCAGCGAATTGGCTAGAGCGTTTTTATTCTTAAGCGATAGGGCTGAGCATATAGAAAGCGTGATCAAACCGGCACTGAAAGAAAAAAAGCTCATCATTAGCGATAGGAGTTTGATTTCTGGCATGGCTTATAGCCAATTTTCAAGCTTAGAATTAAACCTGCTTGCCACTCAAAACATCTTGCCTACAAAAATCATTCTTTTAGTGATAGACAAAGAGGGTTTAAAACAGCGCTTAAGCCTTAAAAGTTTAGACAAAATAGAAAACCAAGGCACAGAAAAATTACTCACAATCCAGCAAAAGCTCAAAACTCACGCTCATGCGTTAAAAGAAAGATTCGGGTGCGAAGTTTTGGAATTAGACGCTCAAAAAAGCGTTGGGGATTTGCACCGCCAGATTGCAGCCTTTATTGAATGCGTTGTTTGA
- a CDS encoding UbiX family flavin prenyltransferase — translation MKLVLGISGASGIPLALRFLEKLPKEIEVFVVASKNAHVVALEESNINLKNAMKDLRPSGTFFNEQDIHASIASGSYGIHKMAIIPASMDMVAKIAHGFGGDLISRSASVMLKEKRPLLIAPREMPLSAIMLENLLKLAHSNAIIAPPVMTYYTQSKTLEAMQDFLVGKWFDSLGIENDLYPRWGMN, via the coding sequence ATGAAATTAGTTTTAGGCATCAGCGGGGCGAGCGGGATACCCCTAGCCTTGCGGTTTTTAGAAAAATTACCCAAAGAAATTGAAGTTTTTGTCGTGGCGTCTAAAAACGCGCATGTCGTGGCGTTAGAAGAGTCTAATATTAACCTTAAAAACGCCATGAAAGATTTACGGCCTAGTGGTACTTTTTTCAACGAGCAAGACATCCATGCGAGCATCGCTTCAGGGAGCTATGGTATCCATAAAATGGCGATCATTCCAGCGAGCATGGACATGGTGGCTAAAATCGCGCATGGCTTTGGGGGGGATTTGATCTCTAGGAGCGCCTCTGTGATGCTTAAAGAAAAGCGCCCCTTACTCATTGCCCCTAGAGAAATGCCTTTAAGCGCTATCATGTTGGAAAATTTGCTCAAACTCGCCCATTCTAACGCGATCATTGCACCGCCGGTGATGACTTATTACACCCAGAGCAAAACCTTAGAAGCGATGCAAGATTTTTTAGTGGGGAAGTGGTTTGACAGCTTAGGGATAGAAAATGACTTATACCCACGATGGGGAATGAACTGA
- a CDS encoding ABC transporter permease has protein sequence MKTEKQKFLEMRKDGANSVLILRGDWDFKTSVFRLDELKKKLLDHQGPLKMDFSGCQKVDFVFGMFLFDLIKERSLNIELCNVSENNACALKVVKDWLEKEEDLESKKAGKKYELMITKLGKSIVETYNTFLNAFNFCGMILFYFIKSVFNPKRFCITPLLYHINESGFKVLPVSILTVFIVGFAVALQGALQLQDLGTPLMSVEMTAKLALREIGPFILTLVVAGRSASSFTAQIGVMKITEELDAMKTMGFNPFEFLVLPRVLALVIVLPLLVFIADAFAILGGMFAIKYQLDLGFPSYIDRLHDTVGWNHFLVGIVKAPFWGFAIAMVGCMRGFEVKGDTESIGRLTTISVVNALFWIIFLDAIFSILFSKLNI, from the coding sequence ATGAAGACAGAGAAACAAAAATTTTTAGAGATGCGTAAAGATGGGGCGAACTCTGTGCTGATTTTAAGAGGGGATTGGGATTTTAAAACGAGCGTGTTTCGTTTAGATGAGTTGAAAAAAAAATTATTAGATCATCAAGGGCCTTTAAAAATGGATTTTTCAGGGTGTCAAAAAGTGGATTTTGTTTTTGGCATGTTTTTATTTGATTTAATTAAGGAGCGTTCTTTAAACATTGAATTGTGCAATGTGAGCGAGAATAACGCATGCGCTTTGAAAGTGGTTAAAGACTGGCTTGAAAAAGAAGAGGATTTAGAATCTAAAAAAGCGGGCAAAAAATACGAACTTATGATCACTAAATTGGGTAAGAGCATCGTAGAGACTTACAACACCTTTTTAAACGCGTTCAATTTTTGTGGCATGATTTTATTTTACTTCATTAAAAGCGTTTTCAACCCCAAACGCTTTTGCATCACTCCTTTGCTCTATCATATCAATGAATCCGGGTTTAAGGTTTTGCCGGTGAGTATTTTAACGGTGTTTATCGTGGGGTTTGCCGTTGCTTTACAAGGGGCTTTACAACTACAAGACTTGGGCACGCCTTTGATGTCGGTGGAAATGACGGCCAAACTCGCTTTAAGAGAGATTGGCCCTTTCATTTTAACCCTCGTGGTGGCCGGGAGGAGCGCGAGCAGTTTTACCGCCCAAATTGGGGTGATGAAGATCACTGAGGAGTTGGACGCGATGAAAACCATGGGCTTTAACCCTTTTGAATTTTTAGTGTTGCCTAGGGTGTTAGCCTTAGTGATTGTTTTGCCTTTATTGGTGTTTATCGCTGATGCGTTCGCCATTCTTGGGGGCATGTTTGCGATTAAATACCAATTGGATCTAGGCTTTCCAAGCTATATAGACAGACTGCATGACACAGTGGGTTGGAATCATTTTTTGGTAGGGATTGTCAAAGCCCCTTTTTGGGGGTTTGCGATTGCGATGGTGGGGTGCATGCGCGGGTTTGAAGTCAAGGGGGATACCGAGAGCATTGGGCGCTTGACCACCATTAGTGTCGTGAACGCTTTGTTTTGGATCATTTTCTTAGACGCTATTTTTTCTATTCTCTTTTCTAAGTTGAACATATAA
- the polA gene encoding DNA polymerase I: protein MEQPVIKEGTLALIDTFAYLFRSYYMSAKNKPLTNDKGFPTGLLTGLVGMVKKFYKDRKNMPFIVFALESQTKTKRAEKLGEYKQNRKDAPKEMLLQIPIALEWLQKMGFVCVEVSGFEADDVIASLATLSPYKTRIYSKDKDFNQLLSDKIALFDGKTEFLAKDCVEKYGILPSQFTDYQGIVGDSSDNYKGVKGIGSKNAKELLQRLGSLEKIYENLDLAKNLLSPKMYQALIQDKGSAFLSKELATLERGCIKEFDFSSCAFPSENPLLKIKDELKEYGFISTLRDLENSPTPLILDNTPLLENTPASDNAPKKSRMIVLENTEPLNAFLEKLKKTNARIFMRLVLDKEKKVLALAFLYEDQGYFLPLEEALFSPFSSEFLQNAFSQILQHACIIGHDLKPLLSFLKAKYQVSLENIRIQDTQILAFLKNPEKVGFDEVLKEYLKEDLIPHEKIKDFKTKAEKLELLSVELNALKRLCEYFEKGGLEEDLLTLARDIETPFMKVLMGMEFQGFKIDVPYFKRLEQEFKNELHVLERQILDLIGVDFNLNSPKQLGEILYEKLELPKNKSHSTDEKNLLKILDKHPSIPLILEYRELNKLFNTYTTPLLRLKDKDDKIHTTFIQTGTATGRLSSHSPNLQNIPVRSPKGLLIRKGFIASSKEYCLLGVDYSQIELRLLAHFSQDKDLMEAFLKGRDIHLETSKALFGGDLAKEKRSIAKSINFGLVYGMGSKKLSETLNISLNEAKSYIEAYFKRFPSIKDYLNGMKEEILKTSKAFTLLGRYRVFDFTGANDYVKGNYLREGVNAIFQGSASDLLKLGMLKVSERFKNNPSVRLLLQVHDELIFEIEEKNAPELQQEIQRILNDEVYALRVPLETSAFVANRWNELKG from the coding sequence ATGGAGCAGCCAGTCATTAAAGAGGGGACTTTAGCGTTAATTGATACTTTTGCGTATTTGTTTAGAAGCTATTACATGAGCGCTAAAAATAAGCCTTTAACCAACGATAAGGGCTTTCCTACAGGGCTTTTAACGGGGCTTGTGGGCATGGTTAAAAAATTTTATAAAGACAGAAAAAACATGCCTTTTATCGTGTTCGCTCTAGAAAGCCAGACTAAAACTAAAAGGGCTGAAAAATTAGGCGAATACAAACAAAATCGTAAAGACGCCCCTAAAGAGATGCTTTTACAAATCCCTATCGCCTTAGAATGGTTGCAAAAAATGGGTTTTGTTTGCGTGGAGGTGAGTGGGTTTGAAGCGGATGATGTCATCGCAAGCCTGGCCACGCTAAGCCCTTATAAAACCCGCATTTATTCTAAAGATAAGGATTTTAACCAGCTTTTGAGCGATAAAATCGCGCTTTTTGATGGTAAAACGGAATTTTTGGCGAAAGATTGCGTGGAAAAATACGGGATTTTGCCGAGTCAATTCACTGATTATCAGGGCATTGTGGGGGATAGCAGCGATAATTACAAGGGGGTTAAAGGCATTGGGAGCAAGAACGCTAAGGAATTGTTACAGCGATTAGGGAGTTTGGAAAAAATCTATGAAAATTTAGACCTGGCGAAAAATTTACTCAGCCCTAAAATGTATCAAGCCCTTATACAAGACAAAGGAAGCGCGTTTTTAAGCAAAGAGTTAGCCACTTTAGAAAGAGGATGTATTAAAGAATTTGATTTTTCAAGTTGCGCTTTTCCTAGCGAAAATCCCTTATTGAAAATTAAAGATGAATTGAAAGAATATGGTTTTATTTCTACTTTAAGGGATTTAGAAAATTCCCCTACGCCTTTAATTTTAGACAACACGCCCCTATTAGAAAATACGCCCGCATCAGACAACGCCCCTAAAAAATCACGCATGATCGTTTTAGAAAATACCGAGCCTTTGAACGCGTTTTTAGAAAAATTAAAAAAAACTAATGCAAGGATTTTTATGCGTTTGGTGCTAGATAAAGAAAAAAAAGTTCTAGCCCTAGCGTTTTTATATGAAGATCAAGGCTATTTTTTGCCTTTAGAAGAGGCGTTATTTTCGCCCTTTTCTTCAGAGTTTTTGCAAAACGCTTTTTCTCAAATCTTACAGCATGCATGTATCATTGGGCATGATTTAAAACCTTTGTTAAGTTTTTTAAAAGCCAAATATCAGGTGTCTTTGGAAAACATCCGCATCCAGGACACTCAAATTTTAGCGTTTTTAAAGAATCCGGAAAAAGTGGGGTTTGATGAAGTTTTAAAGGAATATTTAAAAGAAGATTTAATCCCGCATGAAAAAATCAAAGATTTTAAGACTAAAGCGGAAAAATTAGAACTTTTAAGCGTGGAATTAAACGCTTTAAAGCGTTTGTGCGAGTATTTTGAAAAAGGGGGGCTAGAAGAGGATTTGCTCACTTTAGCTAGAGACATTGAAACGCCCTTTATGAAAGTCTTAATGGGCATGGAATTTCAAGGCTTTAAGATTGATGTGCCTTATTTCAAGCGCTTAGAGCAGGAGTTTAAAAATGAATTGCATGTTTTAGAGCGCCAAATTTTGGATTTGATCGGCGTGGATTTTAACCTCAACTCCCCCAAGCAACTTGGCGAGATTTTGTATGAAAAATTAGAGCTTCCTAAAAATAAAAGCCATTCTACCGATGAAAAAAATTTGTTAAAAATCCTAGACAAGCACCCAAGCATCCCTTTGATTTTAGAATACAGAGAATTGAATAAGCTTTTTAACACTTACACCACCCCCTTATTGCGCCTAAAAGACAAAGACGATAAAATCCATACCACTTTCATCCAAACCGGCACAGCTACCGGGCGTTTAAGCTCGCATTCGCCTAATTTGCAAAATATCCCGGTGCGATCGCCTAAAGGCTTACTCATTCGTAAGGGCTTTATCGCCAGCTCTAAAGAATATTGTTTGCTAGGGGTGGATTATTCGCAGATTGAATTGCGCTTATTAGCCCATTTCAGCCAGGATAAGGATTTAATGGAGGCGTTTTTAAAGGGGCGAGACATCCATTTAGAAACTTCTAAGGCGTTGTTCGGTGGAGATTTAGCCAAAGAAAAACGATCCATCGCTAAAAGCATTAATTTTGGGCTGGTGTATGGCATGGGGAGTAAGAAATTGAGCGAAACTTTAAACATCTCTTTAAATGAGGCTAAAAGCTACATAGAAGCGTATTTCAAACGATTCCCTAGCATTAAAGATTATTTAAATGGCATGAAAGAAGAGATTTTAAAAACTTCTAAAGCCTTCACTTTGCTTGGGCGTTATCGGGTGTTTGATTTTACCGGCGCAAATGACTATGTTAAGGGCAATTATTTGCGAGAGGGCGTGAATGCGATTTTTCAAGGGAGCGCGAGTGATTTATTGAAATTGGGCATGCTCAAAGTGAGCGAGCGTTTCAAAAATAACCCTTCGGTGAGGCTGCTTTTGCAAGTGCATGACGAATTGATTTTTGAGATTGAAGAAAAAAACGCCCCAGAGTTGCAACAAGAAATCCAACGCATTCTTAATGATGAGGTTTATGCTTTAAGGGTGCCGCTAGAAACGAGCGCGTTTGTGGCGAATCGTTGGAATGAACTAAAAGGTTAG
- a CDS encoding class I SAM-dependent DNA methyltransferase, translating to MQAFRLEDDVDDYVKKELTNLGLMKNTDFNVKSQMSPSLKNALLNASKTKDKTSYGEPDFSLEKYTHPKNKESVIPIIIENKLYAKNLKKLKNSALQNDDHSISKFAVNGALHYAQNILKNKEKYKECIAIGIAGDDEENLLIEVYYVFASGINSHKLTNAKNLHFLENQESFNAFYKECTLTEEEKHFILIKTKADLNETAKKLNRLMHNHNITAPQRVLYVSGMLLSMQEIKGKKEGLKPSDLKGELTDTSRDGVLVFNQISEFLKTKNLSEEKRDLMLASFKEISKDPQRDKITSLDKAISMLLEKDSSITKQIFTFLYEFVHKPINESDNTGHLDIMGELYSEFLKYALGDGKELGIVLTPPYVTKMMSELLGVNAKSFVMDLATGSAGFLISSMVLMIEDIEKTYGKNTTKANEKIKNAKTTQLLGVELNAEMFSLATTNMILRGDGSSLIIKGNTFETNKKIYEDFKPNILLLNPPFSYEENGMPFIKFGLEYMQKGALGAIIIQDSAGSGQALKSNVEILKKHSLLASIKMPTDLFMPQAGVQTSVYIFKAHEPHDYEKPVKFIDFRNDGFKRTKRGLNETSNPTKRYEEIIKIYKAGLNAKVSKELWGDLKTIYIEDFIAKPHENKHAKDFNFEAHQKNETKPELEDFKRTIADYLSYEVGLILKNQTPPK from the coding sequence ATGCAAGCTTTTCGGTTAGAAGATGATGTTGATGACTATGTTAAAAAAGAATTGACCAATTTAGGGCTTATGAAAAATACGGATTTTAATGTTAAAAGCCAAATGAGTCCTAGCCTTAAAAACGCCCTTTTGAATGCGAGTAAAACTAAAGACAAAACTTCTTATGGCGAGCCAGATTTCAGTTTAGAAAAATACACGCACCCTAAAAATAAAGAGAGCGTTATCCCTATAATCATAGAAAACAAACTCTACGCTAAAAATTTAAAAAAGCTCAAAAACAGCGCGTTGCAAAACGATGATCATTCCATTTCAAAATTCGCCGTGAATGGGGCTTTACACTACGCTCAAAATATCCTAAAAAACAAAGAAAAATATAAAGAATGCATCGCCATAGGCATCGCCGGCGATGATGAAGAAAACCTTTTGATAGAAGTGTATTATGTTTTTGCGAGCGGGATCAATTCGCACAAGCTCACTAACGCTAAAAACCTGCATTTTTTAGAAAATCAAGAATCGTTTAACGCTTTTTATAAAGAATGCACGCTCACTGAAGAAGAAAAGCATTTTATCTTAATCAAAACCAAAGCCGATCTAAACGAAACCGCTAAAAAACTCAACCGCCTTATGCATAACCATAACATCACCGCACCCCAGCGCGTGCTATACGTGAGCGGCATGCTTTTGTCCATGCAAGAAATTAAAGGCAAAAAAGAGGGCTTAAAACCAAGCGATTTAAAAGGCGAATTGACCGATACTAGCCGTGATGGTGTTTTAGTGTTTAACCAAATCAGCGAATTTTTGAAAACCAAAAACTTGAGCGAAGAAAAACGAGATCTCATGCTCGCCAGTTTTAAAGAAATCAGTAAAGACCCGCAGCGCGATAAAATAACGAGCCTGGATAAAGCCATAAGCATGCTTTTAGAAAAAGATTCAAGCATCACTAAGCAAATTTTTACCTTTCTTTATGAATTTGTCCATAAGCCCATTAATGAAAGCGACAATACCGGTCATTTAGACATCATGGGCGAACTTTATAGCGAATTTTTAAAATACGCTTTAGGGGATGGTAAGGAATTAGGCATTGTTTTAACCCCACCTTATGTAACTAAAATGATGAGCGAACTTTTAGGGGTTAATGCGAAGTCTTTTGTGATGGATTTAGCCACAGGGAGCGCGGGCTTTTTAATTTCTTCTATGGTGCTAATGATTGAAGACATTGAAAAAACCTATGGTAAAAACACCACTAAAGCGAACGAAAAAATAAAAAACGCAAAAACCACGCAACTTTTAGGCGTGGAACTTAACGCTGAAATGTTTTCACTAGCCACCACTAACATGATTTTAAGAGGCGATGGCTCAAGCTTGATCATCAAAGGCAACACTTTTGAAACCAATAAAAAGATTTATGAGGATTTTAAACCCAATATCCTTTTATTAAACCCTCCTTTTAGCTACGAAGAAAACGGCATGCCTTTTATTAAGTTCGGGTTAGAGTATATGCAAAAAGGCGCTTTAGGAGCGATCATTATCCAAGATAGCGCAGGGAGCGGGCAAGCTTTAAAATCCAATGTTGAAATTTTAAAAAAACATTCGCTTTTAGCGAGCATTAAAATGCCCACCGATTTATTCATGCCTCAAGCCGGGGTGCAAACAAGCGTTTATATTTTTAAAGCTCATGAGCCACACGATTATGAAAAGCCCGTTAAATTCATAGACTTTAGAAACGATGGCTTCAAACGCACCAAAAGAGGCTTGAATGAAACCTCTAACCCCACCAAACGCTACGAAGAAATCATTAAAATTTACAAAGCCGGCTTAAACGCTAAAGTTTCTAAAGAGCTGTGGGGCGATTTAAAAACCATCTATATTGAAGATTTTATCGCTAAGCCGCACGAAAATAAGCATGCTAAAGACTTTAATTTTGAAGCCCACCAAAAGAATGAGACTAAACCCGAATTAGAGGATTTTAAAAGAACGATAGCCGATTACCTTTCTTATGAAGTGGGTTTGATTTTAAAAAACCAAACGCCCCCAAAGTGA
- a CDS encoding outer membrane protein — MFKKIIFFGVFLMGGFVIPPLEAMPILHNKTPKKNYQEAHEKLYRSIINRQKLTRKKSGWYFLGGFGAVEAIKDYQGKEMKDWIATLNLKTGVQSFFKKYIGIRGVFAWDLGSGKVNYQSHKDPTNSFFTMLAVGLDVIMEFPLGSYKHYLGAFGGARGALVVYTDKQNFKFFKHSVVSGGLAINGGVMLTLFLRHRIELGFKILPTARLLSSSSSFETSPLFYAAYSYKF; from the coding sequence ATGTTTAAAAAAATCATTTTTTTTGGCGTTTTCTTAATGGGGGGTTTTGTTATTCCGCCCCTTGAAGCCATGCCTATTTTGCATAATAAAACCCCTAAAAAAAATTACCAAGAAGCCCATGAAAAGCTCTATAGAAGCATCATTAACCGCCAAAAGCTCACGCGCAAAAAAAGCGGGTGGTATTTTTTAGGAGGGTTTGGCGCTGTAGAGGCCATTAAGGACTATCAAGGCAAGGAAATGAAAGATTGGATTGCAACGCTCAATTTAAAAACCGGCGTGCAAAGTTTTTTTAAAAAATACATCGGGATTAGGGGGGTTTTTGCATGGGATCTTGGGTCAGGAAAAGTGAATTACCAAAGCCATAAAGATCCTACCAACTCTTTTTTTACCATGCTTGCGGTGGGTTTGGATGTGATTATGGAATTTCCTTTAGGGAGTTATAAGCATTATTTAGGGGCGTTTGGAGGAGCTAGGGGGGCTTTAGTCGTTTATACAGACAAGCAAAATTTCAAGTTTTTTAAACATTCTGTGGTTTCAGGGGGTTTAGCGATTAATGGGGGGGTTATGCTCACGCTTTTTTTAAGACACCGCATTGAATTAGGGTTTAAAATCTTACCCACCGCCAGATTGCTTTCTAGCTCCAGCAGCTTTGAAACTTCGCCCTTATTTTATGCGGCATACAGCTATAAATTTTAA
- the coaD gene encoding pantetheine-phosphate adenylyltransferase produces the protein MQKIGIYPGTFDPVTNGHIDIIHRSSELFEKLIVAVAHSSAKNPMFSLDERLKMMQLATKSFKNVECVAFEGLLANLAKEYHCKVLVRGLRVVSDFEYELQMGYANKSLNHELETLYFMPTLQNAFISSSIVRSIIAHKGDASHLVPKEIYPLISKV, from the coding sequence ATGCAAAAAATCGGCATTTACCCAGGCACTTTTGATCCGGTCACTAACGGGCATATAGACATTATCCATCGATCCAGCGAATTGTTTGAAAAGCTCATTGTCGCTGTGGCGCATTCAAGCGCTAAAAACCCCATGTTCAGTTTAGATGAGCGCTTAAAAATGATGCAACTGGCCACTAAAAGTTTTAAAAATGTAGAATGCGTGGCGTTTGAAGGGTTGTTAGCCAATCTGGCTAAAGAATACCATTGTAAGGTGCTAGTTAGGGGTTTAAGGGTGGTGAGCGATTTTGAATACGAATTGCAAATGGGTTATGCGAACAAATCCTTAAACCACGAATTAGAGACCTTATATTTCATGCCCACTTTACAAAACGCTTTCATCAGCTCTTCTATCGTGCGATCCATTATCGCACATAAGGGCGATGCGAGCCATTTAGTGCCTAAAGAAATTTATCCTTTGATTTCAAAGGTTTAA